The following proteins are encoded in a genomic region of Drosophila willistoni isolate 14030-0811.24 chromosome 3R, UCI_dwil_1.1, whole genome shotgun sequence:
- the LOC6650986 gene encoding dual specificity mitogen-activated protein kinase kinase 4 produces the protein MAERPKNLFATGPSRSRIPPDQLNLNNLSIRHPPSSTSSTSSGSTSSGSSSSSQHNNVALRFSAPQPLPPQPPVVSSNAPVSSSNSSSSTATDRHRERIRQQACGKLQFGEGPANTHQFTSDDLEDLGEIGRGAFGAVNKMIFKKLDKVMAVKRIRSTVDEREQKQLLMDLEVVMKSNECIYIVQFYGALFKEGDCWICMELMDTSLDKFYKYIYERKQRHIPESILAKITVATVNALNYLKEELKIIHRDVKPSNILLHRRGDIKLCDFGISGQLVDSIAKTKDAGCRPYMAPERIDPERAKGYDVRSDVWSLGITLMEVATGTFPYRKWDSVFEQLCQVVQGDPPRLQTSYNGMEFSSEFVEFVNTCLIKKESDRPKYSRLLEMDFIRRGENSHTDVAVYVADVLESMESDGITQFTANQPAES, from the exons ATGGCCGAGCGACcgaaaaatttatttgcaa CTGGACCTAGTCGGTCTCGGATTCCACCTGATCAGCTCAATCTGAACAACCTCAGCATACGCCATCCACCATCATCAACGTCGTCAACCTCATCGGGTTCCACATCTTCGGGCTCCAGTTCCTCATCGCAACATAATAATGTGGCGCTGCGCTTTAGTGCTCCGCAACCTCTGCCTCCACAGCCGCCCGTCGTTTCAAGCAATGCGCCAGTGTcgagcagcaacagcagtagCTCAACGGCCACGGATCGTCATCGGGAGCGAATACGGCAGCAGGCCTGCGGTAAATTGCAGTTCGGAGAGGGTCCAGCAAACACACATCAATTTACGTCCGATGATCTCGAGGATTTGGGTGAGATTGGACGCGGAGCCTTTGGTGCTGTCAACAAGATGATATTCAAAAAACTTGATAAAGTAATGGCCGTGAAACGTATACGCTCTACGGTGGATGAGAGGGAACAGAAACAATTGCTAATGGATCTCGAGGTTGTCATGAAGTCCAATGAATGCATCTACATTGTGCAGTTTTATGGCGCTCTCTTCAAGGAGGGCGATTGCTGGATATGCATGGAGCTAATGGACACCTCTCTAGACAAGTTCTACAAGTACATTTACGAGAGGAAACAACGTCATATCCCAGAGTCCATATTGGCCAAGATTACGGTGGCCACAGTGAATGCCCTAAACTATCTAAAGGAAGAGCTGAAGATCATTCATAGAGATGTAAAACCTAGCAATATATTGTTGCATCGCCGCGGGGACATTAAGTTGTGCGATTTTGGCATCTCTGGCCAGCTGGTAGACTCGATAGCTAAAACCAAGGATGCGGGCTGCAGGCCTTACATGGCT CCGGAGCGTATTGATCCCGAGCGGGCCAAGGGTTACGATGTGCGCAGTGATGTCTGGTCGCTGGGAATCACATTGATGGAAGTGGCCACTGGCACGTTTCCCTATCGCAAGTGGGACTCGGTCTTTGAACAGCTGTGTCAG GTTGTGCAAGGTGATCCACCGCGTTTGCAGACCTCCTACAACGGCATGGAATTCTCCAGTGAGTTTGTAGAATTTGTCAACACTTG CCTGATCAAAAAAGAGAGTGATCGACCAAAATATAGTCGACTGCTGGAGATGGACTTTATACGTCGAGGTGAGAACAGTCACACCGATGTTGCCGTCTATGTGGCCGATGTACTGGAATCGATGGAGAGCGATGGCATCACACAGTTCACGGCCAATCAGCCGGCGGAGAGCTAA